gggccacctccgcggccatagtgttggttgttatCTTAacttgtgcttccagcacgctgatcctctcagtagtgtttggtgccatggtcacttaccaaagcttaccaaatccaacaacgaaggcaaccgaattcacatagcaactcaaccttgggctctcaccaagcgTCACCgacttagctctgataccaaatgttacggcccttcacaacggtgtgaaaatagtcggaccgtgacaatGTGCATGCATGCACGCAAGTGAGTAGGTGTTAGAATGTATGCataaatgagggggtatttatgtGAGTGTGAGGGTATGAGTATGGACTTATTTTCAAGGATGACTTAAAATGcttttaagaattttccttatttttctagatttttttggaattttcttgaatttttattattttttatggatttttgaaatttcataggtaattatttaaaataaaataagattaaCAGGTGAGAACCGATTTGGGGAGGGGGCAGGACCAGTCAAACATTGACCGGTCCAAGAAGACTGCTTTTTAGGTCTAGGTCAGGACTAGAAACGCCACATGTCGCCTAGTAAATAGGAGTCAAGGCTTTGGCTCAGATTAATGACGTGAACGAATCATGGTGGTCCACCTAGGAAAAGATCTAACGGTAGGGGAAGACCGACGTGGCCGCGATTTAGAGCATGGATGCGAACAATAATCAACGGTGCGGATTTGGCTGAGGGGATGGGATCGCCACGCGTCGATGAGCTAACGAGCTATCATTTAGTGCCTCTGCTATACCTCCTAAGGACGCATCATGCCTACGCGTGTGGTAAACCAGATCGCCACGTGTCACGAAGCGAGCGCAGAAGTAGGTTGTCATTTAATGTTGTCTGACATGAGAGAGATCCTGGCCGTTGATGCACTGTAGGGATCCAATGATGGAGTTGTGGCGTGATCTGGTCCATTCGATGGGGAAGTGATCTGATAGCTTACGAAGAGAACTTAGGGGCTTCCGAGCGCATTAATGATGATGGCGACGTGCTTGCCAAGTATCACTCAGGGAGCGTAGGAATGCCCGAGCACTCATGATGGCTCCTTCAAACGAGGTGATCTGAGCCTTTGATGATCTACGAGGATCAAACGGCTACCCTGAGTACTGACACGACTAGATCTGGGCCGTTGACAGGAAATGGAAATGGACGGGTGTGAGGGAGCCACGTGTTTTCTCTAATCGGAAGGACGTTGTTTTGCCACGTGGTGCGATCTTGGTGCTTCTAGACTTAGAGTACTTAAGCTCAAATTTTTTAGTCTCCCTCATTTTTGCAATCTTCGTTGTCCCgagcccttctctctctctctctctctctctctctctctctctctctctctctctctctctctctccctttattctttctttcttctcacCTTCTTATCTTTCCCAACCGAGCACTCGAATTCCTCTAATCCTCTTTTCTTTAGTGTACTCTCATTCTTCCCTTTTATTCCCCACGAAACCCTAGCTTCTATCACTCTTTCTACCTTGCAACTCCCTTAATCTCTCTTTATTCTTCTTTTCTCTATTCGACCTTAGCTTGAAAACTTTGGAGGGGTCTCAAACCCATACTTTGTTCTATTCGTCAACCTCCCTTCCCATTACCTTGATCTTTGAGGACCATATTCTCTCAAGGACGTCAATTGAAACCGAATTTCTAGCAGACTGGAGGACAACGATCGCTCAGGGGTGCTTCAGGGGATCCAAAGTTCGGAAAAGGGAAGAAATGTCATTCAGCTTTGCACACTATTTCCTGAGAAAGAAAGATGAGCTCccctctttgatttttttttttttttttatgtacgtttttgttgttgtttttcttTGTGAAATCTGATGTGAAAGTGAGTGCGCTCCGAGGTGTTATATTTCTGACAGAGTGTTGATTTGATTGTGTGGATGATGCTGTGGTTCAGTTATGAGCTTGCAGGtttcagggattagggttttcaGATCAAAGAAGAAGGCAAGTCGGATTGTCCTCAACCCAGTGGGTTACACCTGGGTTGACTCGCATGAGTCAACTTGGGGGTAGTGTGAACTCAGTTAAACCTGAGTTGGACTTGGGTGTCACATGCAGGTGCACGTGATGGGCTTAAGTGGGTAAGTCTTGGGCCTTGAGTTTGGTTTAGGGTGGCAGTGGGCttggttttttttaaaaacaggGCCGGTCCATTCCAAATTCTTAAAACAACAAACCCGAGGCTTCCttttttaaaacagggttggcccacttctttttttttttttttttaaaaatgggccTCGGGTGTTTCAAAAATAGGGTCGGCccacttcttaaaaaaaaaaaaacaaaagagagcCCGAGTCTTTTTAGAATGGGCTTGGGAGTGTTTTTAAAACATTTGTGGATTAAAAGATTTTTATGGGCTAGGGGTTTTTTTAAAAATGAGCAGAGGGTAGAATTTCAAAAATGGGCCGAAGGTCTTTTATTTGGATAAATGGGCCCAGGGGTTCGGTTTAAAAAATTTGGGTATTGGGCTTGTTAAGACGCTGGGCTTTGGgctgatttttctaaaaataggTTGTGGGATTTTTTAAAAGACGGGCCGGCCCAGTGGGATTTTAAAATAGGGTTGGCTGGGTTGAGGGTGAGGATCTGGACTTAAATTTGGGTTCAAAGGGATGGGGATCGGATCAAGGGGGTATCAAATAAAAAGAACCTGAGTTTAGGTTTAGGTTCGGGTTCAGGCTAGGTGAGTGTTCGGTTTGAGTTGGATCAATCTCAGGTTCACACTCGAACCTAAGAAATGGGGAACACCTGCGTTCATACACCCACAATACATAGGCTGACACAAGTTATCATCTGAGAATTAGGACAAGGAAAAGATATTTACCTAAGGTCTTGTACTCCTCCTGTGGGTAggtttgagttagtttgaatgtGAACTATTTCTCTGCTGCTTACCCTCTACTCTTCAGGCTTGTTTTTCTTTATTGGTGATCGCTCCTCCATAGTTCCTCCTCTACTGTATAGTGTAGAGCTTCCCTCTGCCCTTAATTCTCACTCTCAAATTCAGCAGAGTGTTCCCGTGCTCTCCTTTTTCTTTCAAACTGGCAGAACCTCCTCCTTCTAGTTCTTTTCTCAATTTGGCAGGGTATTTCTAAGCTCTCCTCAGTGTCCTTTGCAGTGTGAGctcctccctatttatagggagtttgGGTGGCCTCTTGGCACCAATTTTTCCTCCTCTGCCAACCGATTTCCCCACAAACAGACTTGGTAGGGAATAATTCCCTTTAACCACTCCCATGTGTGATTCtacttttgatttttattttattttttgaattttctgctAACAGATTGATTCAATGGCTTTTTTGTGTGCAGGGGTTTTGAGGGAGGGTATTCTAGGTGGCAACACAGGAATGGAGGGAAAGGtatctcaatttttatttttattttgaaattttcttatgGTTTGCTAACCACCTCTTCTATTTATTTCTTCTGTGTGCAGGTGACTGGGGGAAAATCCAACAGGCAAACCAAGAGTGGAGGGCAAGGCATCTTCTTTTAGcgtttggatttttattttgtatttattttttgtttttagcttTCTTTCTTGGCTGATGTATCCTTTATGTACCCTGAGAACTCTCTCTTGCAGCATTAACTTGTACATCTTATTTTGCATTTTTTACTTTTTCAGATGTAATTTtccattattttattttctgcCTGCCTGTGCATGGACCTCACCAAGGGCGCCTGCCCATCCTACTACATGATTTCACATGCGATTTTTAATTTTGACCCGACATTGTTTGACCAATTTTGACTCAAGAAAAATCCCCAAGTTAATACACATGACTTtagcgtcaaagcaaaaaccccgATTTCAAAATTAAAGGATGCACTCAACAAATTTTCGAAAATCTCATTTCAAAaattaaacatttaaaatttgatttaaaaacCAAGCTTTGAAAacaccttctaatgagaggattATTTTGAAGTTGTGAGACCTCTCCTAAAATTAAAAGGGATCAATTTTGTAACTAACATACTTTAAGAGACTCAAAGATGGATGAAATAAAAGGACCTGATTTTTTTGATACTCAACTGAATGCTCAAAACTAAAACCCTATTCGaggaattgattttgaaattagAAGGGTGGGCTTAATTTAAGCACAAATTATTTTACAACCCTTAAGAGGAAGGGATAAAGCTTTGTGACTagagaatttttaatcaattACAGTAAATGGACTCAAAATAACGGGACTCATCCTAAAATGATAAGATTATTTTGATTAGGATTCTAAACGGGACTTGATTGAAAACAAATCGAGGCTCCGTGCCTGAACTTAAAGTCAATTTCATTATGGCTGGTTTTTTCAGGAaagcctggtaaaaattagggtgtccaCAAAAATAAGCAGGAGAAACTTTAAGTTTACTCTTAAAAATTGGTTTTAAGCAATCAAAGTACATGTGAGAGTAAGTGCACTAAAAATAAATGCCCACATAAAACGCTCTCTtctaatataatttttgaaatgaataaaaggaaagaaagtttgagagagtattaaaaattttgccccaaagaaatttttgtattaaaaatgatgtgggggaactttgattaaaaaaatattttgagaggattttgaaattaatcaaagttgctaatttgactTATGAAAGAggtatatatatagagtttgagaaaattatgatcgttagggacacgcttggtatttttgaaccttcgtaggttcggtcgaccatggcataAGGCCGATATGCCGGAACTTGAGGTTCGATCAACtaagggcattttgaactgaagCGCTCGGCTGAGGAAGACCAAAAGGAGGTTGGTCGATCGTGAAAATTGAGTTAAAAAATGGTCAATCGACCAAGCACAAAAGACAGATCGGTTGGTCAAGGTGCGTTTGAACataaaagggtcggtcgacctaAGCTTTTTAATTGAGCCAAAAAAATACAACGTTGGTCGACCTTCGtctttgtaaaattaattttagccctatttttgaccttaaaattattttaaaaacctttgtatgagtttAGCTTTTAAGAAAAAAAGTTTTTGATTTAAGGTTGGGTCCCCTAAGGTCAAGTTTAATTCCCTACGgtctaggggtgagcataattcgaggAAACctgaattaaccgaccgaaattgatctgttcggttcggttaaaaaaaccAATTCGGTCAGTTTGGTTATGCCTTCCAACATTTTGGTGAATCGGGTTTCGGTCCGGtgaatagaaaatattaatttggttaactgattaaccgatttaataaggATACTCAAAACTAGAGCTGAAGAACCACCTGTTTTTGCCAGTCTTGAATCTCTCCTCGAGCTTGGCCTTTGTTTCTTTGGTGGCGGTGACCTTCTTGTCGCGGGACTGAAGGGTTTCGAGCGTGACGATGTCCTTGAGATCGACATCGAGGGTGTACCGCGTGGGCACAACGTGGTTGTAGTTCACCAGCTTGATGAAGGCCTTCACGCGGGACTTCTTCGTGGTCTTCTTGGCGGAGTCCTTGCAGTCTGCAGATCACCTTCTTCGGGTACTTGGCTATCCCAGCAACCAAACAGTGCCTGTATGGACGGTCACAGGTGCCATTGTCGAACGATCGGATGATCACTTCTTTGTGGCCGGCATAGTGGCCTTGGAGGAGGAACACCACCTTGTGTGGCTTCAGAAACTTCACCATTCTCTCCCTATCCCcccctttccctctctctctcttttagtaAAACCCTATGCAACTCAACGAGCTCAGTTCAAATTTTGGGTCCCAAATGAAAGAACCCACCAACTCGGAAGAAGAATTTGAGCTGGTAATCGAGTACACAACTCTGCGGCTGAACCAGAAGCACGTTATGTAGATGAAGTGTCTGTACTCCAGCGCTAGCCTTGTGCcccatctctctttctctctctgagTTTAAAAAAAGGAGATGACTTTGCGCTTCAATCAGCTCGTGCCATTGATTTTGGTTTTCTTCCTTCTGTTTTCCTTCTCTCTCACTGTCAGATCTTCAAGCAATGGAAGTATAGAGAAGGAAAAAACATTAGCCATGATAAAACCTGATGGATTATTGGGTAACTACACGGATGAGATAAAGAAAGTTGTTTTTGATTCTGGCTTTGAAATTAACAAGGAAATTATAGTTTAACTTGATGAGGATAAGCATTCTTTGAAGAGCTTCTTTCCCAGCCTTAATACATGAACCTGCCTTTCGGTTAaattcaattaaccgaattacctgaaaaaaaattcggtcgggttcggttcgatTTGGCCCAATggttcggttggttcggttaacagtattctttaaccgaaaatttcgattaattcggttaattaatcgaatttggccgaaccgaccatttgctcacccctactatggttagtctatggttATCACTAAGCTTCCATCCAcattatgcatgcaatgcattattacagacaaaaacaaaaactaaaatgcatttacaatttaaaatagtcttttttttcttctttttcttttgctcttctgttTTCGTGGAATGCGCCAATCTGTATGTGCGTTAAGATCTGTCTTGACTTCCATTTTCTTCTTCTGTGTGTGCATTTTAAATTGTAAACCTGTTCAAAACATTAAACACACACATTAGATCCAAGTgttttgttagtatcaaaataaggatcagactcaaaaagtgaaCAGGTTGAGAGAGTAAAAAATGAGAGACCGATTTCTATGAAGACCTTAGATGTCACAAAAAAATAATGATGactaaaaagaactaaaattaaaaaaaaaattccccaaatttgattatataatggccgaacaaaatggggtgtctacaatcccttataaaaatactagcaaaaacTCAATACATgagtgattaaaattaaaataataaattttattcttgtataacaataaattatattatttttacttataattattaattatatatatttgaaaagataCTATTAGTTAGGTTAAATTACAAACTTTAGTTTATGTAATTGCTTGttgattttattaaatatttaagtTCCTAAATGCtaaaaaagttaaaataaaaaacaatgcATATTTAGATATTAtataaaaaagtttaaaataattcaaaattaaaatttagtgATTGGTTCAACTTCCATCATAACTGGTTCATAAAATTATATTTGCAGTCAATGTTTACAACTTAATATTTGGTCCCTTCTAGGCTAGTTGCACCTATCCACATACATTTATTTAGTATTCATTAGATTTTGCACTGAGACACTATCTACAACTTTTAATTTAGATAATAGTCTTTAGCTCTTTTGCCTATTTTAATAATTTGTTTCACCTAATAACCAAACATCAACTAGTTCTAGGCTATGTGATTTGGTTAAGCATggttttaaacttttttaattaaaaatgcatatttcaTCCAAAATTCTTACTAGCAATTAGACTTTCACATTCGTAATATTATTACTATAACCCAAATAATATCATGATGACGTACATTATCGATTTGACTTACTAATTTGACCAATCCAACCGATCTAGTAATCACACCGAACTCATTACCATTTGGGTTTTAAAATCCTGTTCGAAACTTCGATGAAAATCTTTGATTAATTTCGAAAGAGTGATGGTGGGCTCATGCATCACCGAAAAAATCACTTGCGAGGACATGAAGTTGAGAGTGATCATGAATGAAGGGCTCCTCAAGAAGAGATTAAAAGGATGTGTTCTTTGCGAAGGGAAGGTGATAGTTTTGAAGAAGGTAAGAATTTATTTTGAGGCCATGTCACTTTTATGAGAAAAGGTTCGAGATTGGACGAATTGTAAACATTGCAATACTATTGAAACACATTaacttttctaaaataactgaaagTTTAGCGAGTCCGATGAAATTTggttaatatataggttaatgaTTATTGATGAACTTTATTTGCTTGCAATACCGAACACCAAAATAATTAGAATAACTATGATATTTgataaaacaaaatattaaatcaagatataaagattaaaaaaaaataatgtgagaggaaaaattgatgcaatttttttttagaataagtaaaaaaggatataaaaaaaaaaaaaaaaaaaaatgtatcatGGTAACACGTACCTTATCTTTGAGAGTATGAAGTTTAGGTATTAGAGGGGACAACCTGTACCACAAAGCATAAATGAAAGTTTTAattatttgaatatgaatttgaataagttttaatataattttgtattaggtattatttaaatttaatataaattaaaatttaaggacTCTCCAAGTAAATGAAATTATAGGGGCATAACTTGGGAATATCTATCACACATCTTCTTCGATCATCATACGATTCATATCCACCTATCATTTGGAATTTTGGATTTGGGAGTATACTCCATAGTTCACACTTGACCATGAAAAGCCGCACTCCTCATCAATTGTCGCTCAGCTCTCTCCACTTTCTGTTCTTTCTTTCTATTATCGTCCTTGCAGTTCCTTCCTAGTTCCTACCCAGAACTTTTTAACAGAGCCCTTTCTCATTTCGTGCTAAAATGTCCCTTGCTCTCTCCCCAAGTGGGTACACCGTCTGTTCTCCAAAGGGTCAGATCTTCAAACGATGCTTCtctcttcatttgaaaaatgattttcaggTAAGCCCAATTCCTTATGCTCTTCCATTTCTGCCTCTATATTCATCAGAATCGTGTAAATTTAGCAGAAGAAAACACTACCATGTTACAGCTTCAACCTCAGCCACTGCCCAAATCATCTCTTCTTCATTCAGAGACAAAACCCCTAAAGACATCAATGTTTTGGTGGTGGGCTCAACTGGGTACATTGGAAAATTTGTGGTTAAGGAGTTAGTTGATCGAGGTTTCAATGTTATTGCAGTTGCTAGAGAGAAGAGTGGAATTAGAGGTAGAAACAGCAGGGAGGAGACCTTAGATCAGTTGAAAGGAGCCAATGTGTGCTTTTCAAATGTGACCCAGCTGGATACTATAGAGAAATCTTTGGAGAATTTAGGATTTCAGGTTGATGTTGTTGTGTCATGCCTTGCTAGTCGCACGGGCGGTGTGAAGGACTCATGGAAAATTGATTATGAGGCGACGAAAAACAGTCTTGTTGCCGGTAGGAATTGTGGGGCGTCACATTTTGTTTTGCTGTCAGCAATTTGTGTACAGAAGCCCCTTTTGGAATTTCAGCGTGCAAAGCTGAAATTCGAAGCCGAATTGATGAAAGAAGCCAGAGAGGATGAGGGTTTTACTTATAGTATTGTGAGGCCAACAGCATTTTTTAAGAGTTTGGGAGGGCAGGTTGAATTGGTGAAAGATGGAAAGCCTTATGTGATGTTTGGTGACGGGAAGTTGTGCGCTTGCAAGCCCATCAGTGAACAGGATTtggcttcatttattgcagactGTGTGTTGAGTGAAGATAAGATTAATTGTGTTTTGCCAATTGGCGGGCCGGGAAAGGCATTGACACCATTGGAGCAGGGGGAGATATTGTTTAGAATTCTCGGGAGAGAGCCCAAGTTTTTGAAGGTGCCGATTGGTATAA
This genomic stretch from Malania oleifera isolate guangnan ecotype guangnan chromosome 3, ASM2987363v1, whole genome shotgun sequence harbors:
- the LOC131150608 gene encoding divinyl chlorophyllide a 8-vinyl-reductase, chloroplastic, with protein sequence MSLALSPSGYTVCSPKGQIFKRCFSLHLKNDFQVSPIPYALPFLPLYSSESCKFSRRKHYHVTASTSATAQIISSSFRDKTPKDINVLVVGSTGYIGKFVVKELVDRGFNVIAVAREKSGIRGRNSREETLDQLKGANVCFSNVTQLDTIEKSLENLGFQVDVVVSCLASRTGGVKDSWKIDYEATKNSLVAGRNCGASHFVLLSAICVQKPLLEFQRAKLKFEAELMKEAREDEGFTYSIVRPTAFFKSLGGQVELVKDGKPYVMFGDGKLCACKPISEQDLASFIADCVLSEDKINCVLPIGGPGKALTPLEQGEILFRILGREPKFLKVPIGIMDFAIGVLDFLVKIFPSMEDAVEFGKIGRYYAAESMLILDPETGEYSAEKTPSYGKDTLEEFFERVLREGMAGQELGEQTTF